Proteins from one Silurus meridionalis isolate SWU-2019-XX chromosome 3, ASM1480568v1, whole genome shotgun sequence genomic window:
- the LOC124383086 gene encoding myosin-9-like isoform X1: MEPLTETDHLLCETGQKSQTNQECDREPQDHNILLEKNKTEVLQEKDKCILTELEDRERSLEERLTEVMKELETKSKEQMKIQKDYVKLWLKYEEALSYLADAKYQEKKAKEVNAELRHNNSVLIEQRAALHSSAKYMRKLLYNRHNLCIKKAKCTLQNENHELKNQVGTWQTKVEDLEEQLKTCRTSEKELMEQRQSQSDYYSLWVKYKEAVFQLADANDREREALENNAILRNSNSVLMDQQKVLQNSVDHLRDLFAQERKMHVNSAKSTLQNKNNAMRKQVQILQTTVNMLEEQLKTHTTGEEKPMEQMQSQKDFFTLWVKYEEAVSHLADAEDQEMTALEDNAELEHNNSILIEQQKALQSSLDYLQELFAQQRKTRAKLLKSTLQIANNALRKQVQILQIKVNMLEEQLKIGETGEEEPMEQGQSQNNYYTLWVKYEEALSHLADARNEERKALEDSVELKHNNSLLNEQLEASKGVLHQLLKLFHDFRSTGIKITQPMLQNENISLKMQARILQTKIENLKEHLEIRRRGEEEMRYCLLNFRNLLAKETDLKTPTC, from the exons ATGGAGCCATTGACCGAAACGGATCATCTCCTTTGTGAGACTGGCCAAAAAAGTCAGACAAACCAG GAGTGTGATCGAGAGCCACAGGATCACAACATCCTCCTGGAGAAGAATAAGACGGAGGTGCTTCAGGAGAAGGACAAG tgcaTTCTGACGGAGTTGGAGGACAGAGAGAGATCTTTGGAGGAAAGACTCACTGAGGTGATGAAGGAGTTGGAAACGAAAAGCAAA gaGCAGATGAAGATCCAGAAAGACTACGTGAAACTGTGGTTAAAATATGAAGAAGCTTTG TCCTATTTGGCTGATGCCAAGTACCAAGAAAAGAAAGCTAAGGAAGTTAATGCAGAGCTGAGGCACAATAACTCTGTCCTGATCGAGCAGCGGGCAGCATTGCACAGCTCAGCGAAGTACATGCGGAAATTACTTTATAACCGACACAATCTGTGCATCAAGAAAGCAAAG TGTACACTGCAGAACGAGAACCATGAGTTGAAGAATCAAGTCGGAACCTGGCAAACAAAAGTGGAGGACCTTGAGGAACAGCTAAAGACTTGTAGGACGAGTGAAAAGGAACTGATG GAGCAGAGGCAAAGCCAGAGTGACTACTACAGCCTCTGGGTTAAATATAAAGAAGCTGTG TTCCAACTGGCTGATGCTAACGACAGGGAGAGAGAAGCTCTGGAGAACAATGCCATACTGAGGAACAGTAACTCCGTCCTGATGGATCAGCAGAAAGTATTGCAAAACTCAGTGGATCACTTGCGGGATTTATTCGCTCAAGAACGCAAGATGCATGTCAATTCAGCAAAA TCTACACTGCAGAACAAGAACAATGCCATGCGGAAGCAAGTCCAAATCCTGCAAACCACAGTGAACATGTTGGAGGAACAGCTAAAGACTCATACGACGGGTGAAGAGAAACCGATG GAGCAAATGCAAAGCCAGAAGGACTTCTTCACACTTTGGGTTAAATATGAAGAAGCTGTG TCCCATCTGGCTGATGCTGAGGACCAAGAGATGACCGCTCTGGAGGACAATGCAGAGCTGGAACACAATAACTCCATACTGATTGAGCAGCAAAAAGCTTTGCAGAGCTCACTGGATTACTTGCAGGAATTATTTGCTCAACAACGCAAGACACGTGCCAAGTTATTGAAG TCGACACTGCAGATCGCCAACAATGCCCTGAGGAAGCAAGTCCAAATCCTGCAAATCAAAGTGAACATGTTGGAGGAACAGCTAAAGATTGGTGAGACGGGTGAAGAGGAACCGATG GAGCAGGGGCAAAGCCAGAATAACTACTACACCCTCTGGGTCAAATATGAAGAAGCTTTG TCCCATCTGGCTGATGCTAGAAACGAAGAGAGGAAAGCTCTGGAGGACAGTGTAGAGCTGAAGCACAATAACTCCCTCCTGAACGAGCAGCTGGAAGCATCGAAAGGTGTATTGCATCAATTGCTGAAATTATTTCATGATTTTCGCAGTACGGGTATCAAGATAACGCAG CCTATGCTGCAGAACGAGAACATTTCCCTGAAGATGCAAGCCAGAATCCTGCAAACCAAAATAGAGAACCTTAAAGAACATCTGGAGATTCGTCGGAGGGGTGAAGAGGAAATGAGA tATTGTTTGTTGAACTTCCGGAATCTTTTGGCCAAAGAGACAGACCTGAAAACTCCAACATGTTAG
- the LOC124383086 gene encoding myosin-9-like isoform X2, translating into MEPLTETDHLLCETGQKSQTNQECDREPQDHNILLEKNKTEVLQEKDKCILTELEDRERSLEERLTEVMKELETKSKEQMKIQKDYVKLWLKYEEALSYLADAKYQEKKAKEVNAELRHNNSVLIEQRAALHSSAKYMRKLLYNRHNLCIKKAKCTLQNENHELKNQVGTWQTKVEDLEEQLKTCRTSEKELMEQRQSQSDYYSLWVKYKEAVFQLADANDREREALENNAILRNSNSVLMDQQKVLQNSVDHLRDLFAQERKMHVNSAKSTLQNKNNAMRKQVQILQTTVNMLEEQLKTHTTGEEKPMEQMQSQKDFFTLWVKYEEAVSHLADAEDQEMTALEDNAELEHNNSILIEQQKALQSSLDYLQELFAQQRKTRAKLLKSTLQIANNALRKQVQILQIKVNMLEEQLKIGETGEEEPMEQGQSQNNYYTLWVKYEEALSHLADARNEERKALEDSVELKHNNSLLNEQLEASKGVLHQLLKLFHDFRSTGIKITQPMLQNENISLKMQARILQTKIENLKEHLEIRRRGEEEMRPGHQGAS; encoded by the exons ATGGAGCCATTGACCGAAACGGATCATCTCCTTTGTGAGACTGGCCAAAAAAGTCAGACAAACCAG GAGTGTGATCGAGAGCCACAGGATCACAACATCCTCCTGGAGAAGAATAAGACGGAGGTGCTTCAGGAGAAGGACAAG tgcaTTCTGACGGAGTTGGAGGACAGAGAGAGATCTTTGGAGGAAAGACTCACTGAGGTGATGAAGGAGTTGGAAACGAAAAGCAAA gaGCAGATGAAGATCCAGAAAGACTACGTGAAACTGTGGTTAAAATATGAAGAAGCTTTG TCCTATTTGGCTGATGCCAAGTACCAAGAAAAGAAAGCTAAGGAAGTTAATGCAGAGCTGAGGCACAATAACTCTGTCCTGATCGAGCAGCGGGCAGCATTGCACAGCTCAGCGAAGTACATGCGGAAATTACTTTATAACCGACACAATCTGTGCATCAAGAAAGCAAAG TGTACACTGCAGAACGAGAACCATGAGTTGAAGAATCAAGTCGGAACCTGGCAAACAAAAGTGGAGGACCTTGAGGAACAGCTAAAGACTTGTAGGACGAGTGAAAAGGAACTGATG GAGCAGAGGCAAAGCCAGAGTGACTACTACAGCCTCTGGGTTAAATATAAAGAAGCTGTG TTCCAACTGGCTGATGCTAACGACAGGGAGAGAGAAGCTCTGGAGAACAATGCCATACTGAGGAACAGTAACTCCGTCCTGATGGATCAGCAGAAAGTATTGCAAAACTCAGTGGATCACTTGCGGGATTTATTCGCTCAAGAACGCAAGATGCATGTCAATTCAGCAAAA TCTACACTGCAGAACAAGAACAATGCCATGCGGAAGCAAGTCCAAATCCTGCAAACCACAGTGAACATGTTGGAGGAACAGCTAAAGACTCATACGACGGGTGAAGAGAAACCGATG GAGCAAATGCAAAGCCAGAAGGACTTCTTCACACTTTGGGTTAAATATGAAGAAGCTGTG TCCCATCTGGCTGATGCTGAGGACCAAGAGATGACCGCTCTGGAGGACAATGCAGAGCTGGAACACAATAACTCCATACTGATTGAGCAGCAAAAAGCTTTGCAGAGCTCACTGGATTACTTGCAGGAATTATTTGCTCAACAACGCAAGACACGTGCCAAGTTATTGAAG TCGACACTGCAGATCGCCAACAATGCCCTGAGGAAGCAAGTCCAAATCCTGCAAATCAAAGTGAACATGTTGGAGGAACAGCTAAAGATTGGTGAGACGGGTGAAGAGGAACCGATG GAGCAGGGGCAAAGCCAGAATAACTACTACACCCTCTGGGTCAAATATGAAGAAGCTTTG TCCCATCTGGCTGATGCTAGAAACGAAGAGAGGAAAGCTCTGGAGGACAGTGTAGAGCTGAAGCACAATAACTCCCTCCTGAACGAGCAGCTGGAAGCATCGAAAGGTGTATTGCATCAATTGCTGAAATTATTTCATGATTTTCGCAGTACGGGTATCAAGATAACGCAG CCTATGCTGCAGAACGAGAACATTTCCCTGAAGATGCAAGCCAGAATCCTGCAAACCAAAATAGAGAACCTTAAAGAACATCTGGAGATTCGTCGGAGGGGTGAAGAGGAAATGAGA CCAGGACACCAGGGGGCATCGTAG